In one Natronosalvus amylolyticus genomic region, the following are encoded:
- a CDS encoding Hsp20/alpha crystallin family protein, with amino-acid sequence MRRDDRDEPFDDLFREIERMMNDMMNGSNMDVHSSTDVENGFGADTHVDVHDTDDELRVIADLPGVEKRNIELECDGKTLTISARSDHREYDERVSLPRRVNEHTATATYNNGVLEVVFEPADQSSDISLE; translated from the coding sequence ATGCGAAGAGACGACCGCGACGAACCCTTCGATGATCTGTTTCGCGAGATCGAACGAATGATGAACGACATGATGAACGGCTCGAATATGGACGTCCATTCGAGCACGGACGTCGAGAACGGCTTCGGGGCTGACACCCACGTCGACGTCCACGACACCGACGACGAACTGCGAGTCATCGCAGACCTCCCCGGCGTCGAGAAACGAAACATCGAACTCGAGTGCGACGGTAAAACGCTCACCATCTCAGCTCGAAGCGACCACCGCGAGTACGACGAGCGCGTCTCGCTCCCTCGCCGCGTGAACGAGCACACCGCCACCGCGACCTACAACAACGGTGTCCTCGAGGTCGTCTTCGAACCCGCCGACCAGTCTTCGGACATCAGCCTCGAGTAA
- a CDS encoding ATP-grasp domain-containing protein, which produces MIDLAVANREETFERMAAPLAERGIECHHVPVRERTVALEDPPWSRTDYDVGFVYPGRLMEGGVADALLEVPWLNGLEAVVTSRNKGGVLARLERGGISVPDSVYVSNPVDDAELARVFERFEPPVVVKPNSTTRGVGVAKAHDLDSFLGICEYLSLVHDYRATGDKSFLVQEYVPDASDYRVMVLQGEIVGAVERRLPEVAREQGRWKHNVHRGAEATGVEIPEAWREIALAVAETLEIPFLGVDLLVDAGGRVLVNETNARPTIDAATKYEPGFYDRLAEAISGCLEER; this is translated from the coding sequence ATGATCGATCTCGCCGTCGCCAACCGCGAGGAGACGTTCGAGCGGATGGCAGCCCCGCTTGCCGAACGCGGTATCGAGTGTCACCACGTTCCCGTTCGCGAACGAACGGTGGCGCTCGAGGACCCGCCCTGGTCGCGGACGGACTACGATGTCGGTTTCGTCTATCCGGGTCGACTGATGGAAGGGGGTGTCGCTGACGCACTGCTCGAGGTTCCCTGGCTCAACGGGCTCGAGGCGGTGGTTACTTCGCGAAACAAGGGGGGTGTACTCGCCAGGCTCGAGCGAGGGGGGATTTCGGTCCCGGATTCCGTGTACGTCTCGAACCCGGTTGACGACGCCGAACTGGCGCGGGTGTTCGAGCGTTTCGAGCCGCCGGTCGTCGTCAAACCGAACTCGACGACCCGCGGCGTCGGCGTCGCGAAGGCCCACGACCTGGATTCGTTTCTCGGGATCTGTGAGTACCTCTCGCTCGTCCACGACTACCGGGCAACGGGGGACAAGTCGTTTCTGGTTCAGGAGTACGTCCCCGACGCCTCGGACTATCGCGTGATGGTACTCCAGGGGGAGATCGTCGGAGCTGTCGAACGCCGACTGCCCGAGGTAGCTCGCGAACAGGGTCGTTGGAAACACAACGTTCACCGTGGGGCTGAAGCCACCGGCGTCGAGATTCCGGAAGCCTGGCGCGAGATTGCGCTGGCGGTTGCGGAGACACTCGAGATACCGTTTCTGGGCGTCGATTTACTCGTCGACGCTGGGGGGCGGGTCCTCGTCAACGAAACGAACGCCCGGCCGACGATCGATGCAGCGACGAAGTACGAACCGGGGTTTTACGACCGGTTGGCCGAGGCGATTTCGGGGTGTCTCGAGGAGCGGTAA
- a CDS encoding 50S ribosomal protein L16, producing the protein MSDKPASMYRKIDKPAYTRREYITGIPGSKIAQHQMGDRSATADDYPVQISLVADEECQIRHGSLEASRLSANRHMIKNAGEFQYKMILRKFPHQVLRENKQATGAGADRVSDGMRQSFGKIVGTAARVQKGDRIFTVWCDVDDAAFAKDAFRRAYNKITPPCRIVVEKGEEQLIS; encoded by the coding sequence ATGTCCGACAAACCCGCCTCAATGTATCGGAAGATCGACAAGCCGGCGTACACGCGCCGTGAATACATCACTGGGATCCCCGGCTCGAAAATCGCTCAGCACCAGATGGGCGACCGGAGCGCCACCGCAGACGATTACCCGGTCCAGATCAGTCTGGTCGCCGACGAGGAGTGTCAGATCCGACACGGTAGCCTCGAGGCCTCGCGTCTGTCTGCAAACCGGCACATGATCAAAAACGCTGGCGAGTTCCAGTACAAGATGATCCTCCGGAAGTTCCCCCACCAGGTGCTACGTGAGAACAAGCAGGCAACCGGTGCGGGTGCAGACCGTGTTTCCGACGGGATGCGCCAGTCGTTCGGGAAAATCGTCGGCACTGCCGCTCGCGTCCAGAAAGGCGACCGTATCTTCACCGTCTGGTGTGATGTCGACGACGCCGCCTTCGCAAAAGACGCGTTCCGCCGTGCGTACAACAAGATCACGCCGCCGTGCCGTATCGTCGTCGAGAAAGGCGAAGAGCAGCTGATCTCCTGA
- a CDS encoding MarR family transcriptional regulator codes for MMHQQLTSKQVESLPANLSSPQSKLVYLYLEVTGETTLDELAGALSMQKIDVLSVVRSLADDDLIECDGTHYQCCT; via the coding sequence ATGATGCACCAACAGCTCACCTCAAAACAGGTCGAATCACTCCCAGCAAATCTCAGCTCGCCACAATCGAAACTCGTGTATCTCTACCTCGAGGTCACCGGCGAAACGACACTCGATGAACTGGCCGGGGCGCTTTCGATGCAGAAAATCGACGTCTTGAGCGTGGTTCGCTCGCTCGCGGATGATGACCTCATCGAGTGTGACGGAACACACTACCAATGCTGTACCTGA
- a CDS encoding CBS domain-containing protein, which produces MKSFRIGSLFGIPIKLDITFLLILPVFAYLIGLQIEPVAAILNETMNAGISTEEITTGMTPWILGLTAAIGLFVGVVLHELGHSLTAQRYGFPIESITLWLLGGLAALSEMPEDWKQELNIAIAGPIVSVLVGVASYGLFLATPAELDGIRFVLGYLAVLNVALAIFNMVPAFPMDGGRVLRALLARNRPYARATQQAASIGKLFAIIMALFGLFTNIFLIAVAFFVYIAASSESRQVTMKAAFEGVSVRDIMTPAGSLHTVMPGTSVADLIRRMFSERHTGYPVIDDGHLVGLVTLSDARDIKPVERDAFTVADVMSTDLKTIEPDADAMTALERMQKDDIGRLLVMDRHGDLVGLITRTDLMTAMNIIRQSGAMNPAANEGFVN; this is translated from the coding sequence ATGAAGAGTTTTCGGATCGGCTCATTGTTTGGCATCCCAATCAAACTCGACATTACGTTTCTCCTCATTTTACCCGTCTTCGCTTATCTCATCGGCCTCCAGATCGAACCCGTCGCCGCCATCCTGAACGAGACGATGAACGCGGGAATCTCGACTGAAGAGATCACCACCGGGATGACGCCCTGGATACTCGGACTGACCGCTGCAATCGGGTTGTTCGTCGGCGTCGTTCTTCACGAACTCGGCCACTCGTTGACCGCACAACGGTATGGGTTCCCTATCGAATCGATTACGCTCTGGCTGCTCGGTGGGCTGGCAGCCCTCTCGGAAATGCCCGAAGATTGGAAACAGGAACTGAACATCGCCATCGCCGGCCCGATCGTCTCTGTGCTCGTCGGTGTAGCATCCTACGGCCTGTTTCTAGCCACCCCAGCAGAACTCGACGGTATCCGGTTCGTGCTCGGCTATCTCGCTGTATTGAACGTCGCCCTGGCTATCTTCAACATGGTTCCGGCGTTTCCGATGGACGGCGGTCGTGTCCTCCGTGCTCTTCTGGCGCGGAACCGACCGTACGCTCGAGCGACCCAACAGGCAGCGAGCATCGGCAAACTGTTTGCAATCATCATGGCACTGTTCGGCCTGTTCACCAACATCTTCCTCATCGCTGTTGCCTTTTTCGTCTACATCGCCGCCTCGAGCGAGTCCCGACAGGTGACGATGAAAGCCGCCTTCGAAGGCGTTTCCGTCCGCGACATCATGACCCCCGCTGGGAGCTTGCACACCGTTATGCCCGGGACGAGTGTCGCCGATCTGATCCGCCGAATGTTCAGTGAACGACACACCGGCTATCCGGTCATCGACGACGGCCACCTCGTCGGGCTCGTCACCCTCTCGGACGCTCGAGACATCAAACCGGTCGAGCGGGACGCGTTCACGGTCGCGGACGTGATGTCGACCGACCTGAAAACCATCGAGCCCGACGCCGACGCGATGACGGCCCTCGAGCGGATGCAAAAAGACGACATCGGCCGCCTGCTAGTGATGGATCGCCACGGCGACCTCGTCGGCCTGATCACCCGCACCGATCTGATGACCGCGATGAATATCATCCGACAGAGCGGGGCGATGAATCCCGCCGCCAACGAGGGCTTTGTGAACTAG
- a CDS encoding DUF5814 domain-containing protein: protein MAITDKIYVKNHRQLSSQLETNIPKGAFKGATLDVLFQGQGLEKLDDATRERVLDFATDFLDCDCQDNPYCGCPERKFMKYLLELRAQGLGPEAIVDVMSDDYMVYAYTGDVLSFLDSGVRTLEAAEGLARVDGNPEAADEIRQVKRELSR from the coding sequence GTGGCCATCACCGACAAAATCTACGTCAAAAACCATCGGCAACTCAGCTCCCAGCTGGAGACCAATATCCCAAAGGGGGCGTTCAAAGGTGCCACTCTCGACGTCCTCTTTCAGGGGCAAGGGCTCGAGAAGCTCGACGATGCGACTCGAGAGCGGGTACTCGATTTCGCGACAGACTTTCTCGACTGTGACTGTCAGGACAATCCCTACTGTGGCTGCCCGGAACGCAAGTTCATGAAATACCTGCTCGAGTTGCGCGCACAGGGGCTCGGCCCCGAGGCGATCGTCGACGTCATGAGCGACGACTACATGGTGTACGCCTACACCGGCGACGTCCTCTCGTTTCTCGACAGCGGCGTCCGGACGCTCGAGGCTGCAGAAGGGCTAGCGCGCGTCGATGGGAACCCGGAGGCTGCAGACGAAATTCGGCAGGTCAAACGAGAGCTGTCCCGGTGA
- a CDS encoding CopG family transcriptional regulator, with amino-acid sequence MGNKNKTISFRVNEDAFTALQEIAEERDISLSAVFRDYVDLLVEHDGQVAVVPEDELERRSDDDDDEPSFPPTVEVPKSFVREHERLELESEHLREQLEEHKSYVNDLRDRLDAEEEEVLLLDDLDEANGSSTVR; translated from the coding sequence ATGGGCAACAAGAACAAGACGATCTCGTTCCGGGTGAACGAGGACGCATTCACCGCGTTACAGGAGATCGCCGAGGAACGCGATATCTCGTTGTCCGCCGTCTTCCGTGATTACGTCGATTTGCTGGTCGAACACGACGGCCAGGTGGCTGTGGTACCCGAAGACGAACTCGAGCGACGGAGCGATGACGACGACGACGAACCGTCGTTCCCGCCGACTGTGGAGGTTCCAAAGAGTTTCGTTCGCGAACACGAACGGCTCGAACTCGAGTCCGAGCACCTGCGCGAACAGCTCGAGGAACACAAATCCTACGTGAATGACCTTCGAGACCGACTCGATGCAGAAGAGGAGGAAGTGTTGTTGCTCGACGACCTCGACGAGGCAAACGGGTCGTCGACGGTCCGGTGA
- a CDS encoding RPA family protein, whose product MSQTQLTREVAKRVFASEFNDSTYAFKESDDERAPNYALMPTGDRANRVFFVGTLTETEDVGEDSEYWRGRVVDPTGTFFVYAGQYQPEAAAVLRDTEPPAYVAIVGKPRTYETDDGTINVSVRPESIAVVDEATRDRWVVETAERTLERIEAFAEFEAEQEAPESGSTVPSNEYAQMALERYDSPVENYRRDVIAALESLEELEASA is encoded by the coding sequence ATGTCTCAGACCCAACTCACCCGTGAAGTCGCTAAACGCGTCTTCGCATCCGAATTCAACGATTCCACGTACGCCTTCAAAGAGTCCGACGACGAACGCGCGCCAAACTATGCGCTCATGCCCACGGGCGACCGGGCTAATCGTGTGTTCTTCGTCGGGACGCTGACCGAAACCGAAGACGTCGGCGAGGACAGCGAGTACTGGCGCGGCCGCGTCGTCGACCCGACGGGGACGTTCTTCGTCTACGCCGGGCAGTACCAGCCCGAAGCGGCGGCCGTCCTCCGTGACACGGAACCGCCGGCGTACGTCGCCATCGTCGGCAAGCCACGAACCTACGAGACAGATGACGGCACGATCAACGTCTCCGTCCGACCGGAATCCATCGCCGTCGTCGACGAAGCCACCCGCGACCGCTGGGTCGTCGAAACTGCCGAGCGCACCCTCGAGCGCATCGAAGCGTTCGCGGAGTTCGAAGCCGAGCAAGAAGCGCCTGAGAGCGGGTCGACGGTGCCGTCCAACGAGTACGCTCAGATGGCCCTCGAGCGCTATGACTCGCCAGTCGAAAACTACCGTCGTGACGTGATCGCTGCCCTCGAGAGTCTCGAAGAACTCGAAGCGTCGGCCTGA
- a CDS encoding replication factor A (Replication protein A protects and stabilize the intermediate ssDNA that is generated by the unwinding action of a DNA helicase at the replication fork. In addition, SSBs prevent the formation of secondary structures by single-stranded template DNA.), with product MSDVPQHAADIHEQFSDHIDVTVEDVEERLSTLVDEYKVPMDEARRSVTTHYLDEAGLEREDISSGSSERAQIEDVDEPEEWIDLRAKVIELWEPRSDSVAQVGLLGDPTGTIKFTKWAKSDLPSLEEGGVYDLRNVVTDEYQGRYSVKLNSTTVVEELDEEIEVGDDTSEIEGALVDMQSGSGLIKRCPEEGCTYVLQNGRCPDHGEVEGEFDLRIKGVVDDGIDAHEVIFDAESTESLTGISLEEAKEMAMDALDTTVVADEIRDRIVGTYYRIEGPTFGRYVLADDVEELDGSVDAESLLIKARSM from the coding sequence ATGAGCGACGTACCCCAACACGCAGCAGACATACACGAGCAGTTTTCAGACCACATCGACGTCACCGTCGAAGACGTCGAGGAGCGACTCAGCACCCTCGTCGACGAGTACAAAGTGCCGATGGACGAGGCGCGCCGTTCCGTCACGACGCACTACCTCGACGAGGCCGGCCTCGAGCGCGAAGATATCTCGAGTGGCTCGAGCGAACGCGCCCAGATCGAGGACGTCGACGAACCAGAAGAGTGGATCGACCTCCGCGCCAAGGTCATCGAACTCTGGGAGCCCCGCAGCGACTCCGTCGCCCAGGTCGGCCTTCTGGGTGACCCCACGGGCACGATCAAGTTTACCAAATGGGCCAAATCCGACCTCCCGAGTCTCGAGGAAGGCGGCGTCTACGACCTCCGCAACGTCGTCACTGACGAGTACCAGGGCCGGTACTCGGTCAAACTCAACTCGACGACGGTCGTCGAGGAACTCGACGAGGAGATCGAAGTCGGCGACGACACCAGCGAGATCGAGGGCGCACTCGTGGACATGCAGAGCGGGAGCGGCCTGATCAAACGCTGTCCCGAGGAGGGCTGTACCTACGTTCTCCAGAACGGTCGCTGTCCCGACCACGGTGAGGTCGAAGGCGAGTTCGACCTCCGAATCAAAGGTGTCGTCGACGACGGCATCGACGCTCACGAGGTTATTTTCGACGCCGAGTCGACCGAATCCCTGACCGGGATCAGCCTCGAGGAGGCCAAGGAGATGGCGATGGACGCACTCGACACGACGGTCGTCGCCGACGAAATCCGCGATCGAATCGTCGGCACCTACTACCGTATCGAGGGACCGACGTTCGGCCGCTACGTACTGGCTGACGACGTCGAGGAACTCGACGGATCGGTCGATGCTGAATCGCTGCTGATCAAAGCGAGGTCGATGTAA
- a CDS encoding DUF7091 family protein, whose amino-acid sequence MADRRRLERFIRSKVREAGTQYESVRRSADGQLEEAREAYRMARNAKTIPTDEADRAKIVCRRFAEKRAAKLDEEYRPACYEADHPDCEGCVEDIYDGRIETW is encoded by the coding sequence ATGGCAGATCGGCGTCGACTCGAGCGCTTTATCCGCTCGAAAGTCAGGGAAGCAGGCACGCAGTACGAGTCAGTTCGTCGGTCGGCAGACGGCCAACTCGAGGAAGCCCGTGAGGCCTATCGAATGGCTCGGAACGCCAAAACCATCCCCACGGACGAGGCCGACCGGGCGAAGATCGTCTGTCGACGCTTTGCCGAAAAACGCGCCGCGAAACTCGACGAGGAGTATCGGCCAGCGTGTTACGAGGCCGACCATCCCGACTGTGAGGGCTGTGTCGAAGACATCTACGACGGGCGGATCGAAACCTGGTGA